In a single window of the Esox lucius isolate fEsoLuc1 chromosome 22, fEsoLuc1.pri, whole genome shotgun sequence genome:
- the LOC105020003 gene encoding fidgetin isoform X1, translating into MVSNRTQPRLTYRTLIHQQTLPWIDVTLTPEVDLSHIQREMISNSSVYGLKMQWTPEHAQWAEQHFDITSTTRSPAHKAEAYRAHGQRGAGSAYQYAWANDDISALTASNLLKKYAEKYSGILEMPGDRALLTSYAEAGMSGRKGEGEAWQDGVYCVPDGVSVRKGGVAVPEVSGICSSPSPGLTSSVLTEPGYSGSSCGSHTATAAHSSVGSSQEYGPGYSASYLGYSSQSNTSPLHSSGLLQPPPPHPSLVPAYNGASPNLSGYGYPPAGYPSQSAVGPGYSPGGAPPPSSYLPSGIAAPTPLPPSSALPGYPYQTHSLGPIAPTPLNGSSSNSLKRKAFYMTGQGEMDTAYGNFGYGQARSSADSPMYRVPDSSISNVSGGNGFDRNADKSSLPFNPQKQPMASEQSRKFVGQSGGGALTPPSYSSTLGGSRSADSLGSFTSPSLSDQGEDQRLHHSHPSLTGATSSSRPTEEQLKSSDPHLLDMVTSEILQQGPPVDWSDIAGLELAKATLKEEIVWPMLRPDMFSSLALAPRCVLLFGPRGTGRTLLGRCMASQLGAPFLLLSGTSLVTKWLSEGDKILRASFLVARRRQPSVLFVSDVDLLLSAQLGEENPVHRLKMELLAQLDALLLGPADDSDSQVLVVCSTSKPQDMDEGLRRYFGRRVLVPLPDRSARHHMLGRLLSQSQHKYCLGEEELALLVQRTEGFSGLDVSRLCQEALLGVMHGPAQGVDLSAGIMPTGQMRPVTYQDFEGVFCKFQPSILQKEIDTYAEWNKTFGCGQ; encoded by the coding sequence GCCTGAAGATGCAGTGGACACCAGAGCATGCCCAGTGGGCAGAGCAGCACTTCGACATCACCTCGACCACACGCTCCCCGGCCCACAAAGCCGAGGCGTACCGGGCTCACGGGCAGCGTGGTGCCGGCAGCGCCTACCAGTACGCCTGGGCCAACGACGACATCTCGGCGCTCACCGCCTCCAACCTGCTGAAGAAGTACGCAGAGAAGTACTCCGGCATTTTGGAGATGCCCGGCGACAGGGCCCTGCTGACCTCTTACGCCGAGGCCGGGATGAGCGGCAGGAAGGGGGAGGGCGAGGCCTGGCAGGATGGGGTGTACTGCGTCCCCGACGGGGTGTCGGTGAGAAAAGGAGGCGTGGCCGTGCCGGAGGTGTCTGGGATATGCAGTTCGCCGTCCCCGGGCCTGACCTCCAGCGTCCTGACGGAGCCTGGCTACTCCGGCAGCAGCTGTGGGAGCCACACGGCCACCGCCGCCCACTCCTCTGTGGGCTCCTCCCAGGAGTACGGCCCCGGCtacagcgcctcctacctgggCTACAGCTCCCAGTCCAACACCTCCCCGCTGCACAGCTCTGGCCTCTTGCAGCCCCCGCCCCCTCACCCCTCTCTGGTCCCGGCCTATAACGGGGCGTCCCCGAACCTCTCGGGCTACGGTTACCCCCCTGCCGGGTACCCCTCCCAGAGCGCCGTGGGGCCGGGATACAGCCCCGGGGGagctcctccaccctcctcctACCTGCCGTCAGGGATCGCAGCTCCAACCCCGCTGCCCCCCTCCTCCGCTCTCCCAGGGTACCCCTACCAGACACACAGCCTCGGCCCCATCGCGCCCACGCCCCTGAACGGCAGCTCGTCCAACTCGCTGAAGAGGAAAGCCTTCTACATGACAGGGCAAGGGGAGATGGACACCGCTTATGGAAATTTTGGGTACGGTCAGGCACGCAGTTCTGCAGACAGCCCCATGTACAGGGTGCCGGACAGCAGCATCTCAAACGTGAGCGGGGGGAACGGTTTTGACAGGAACGCTGACAAGTCTTCTTTGCCATTTAATCCCCAAAAGCAGCCAATGGCCTCTGAGCAGTCGAGGAAATTTGTCGGCCAGTCGGGGGGCGGGGCGCTCACCCCTCCGTCCTACAGCTCCACCCTGGGGGGCTCACGTTCAGCTGACTCCCTGGGCAGCTTCACCTCCCCGTCGCTAAGCGACCAAGGGGAGGACCAACGCCTGCACCACTCCCACCCCTCCCTGACGGGGGCTACCTCATCCTCCCGGCCCACCGAAGAGCAGCTAAAGAGCAGCGACCCCCACCTCCTGGACATGGTGACCTCTGAGATCCTGCAGCAGGGCCCCCCGGTGGACTGGAGTGACATTGCAGGCCTGGAGCTAGCCAAGGCCACTCTGAAGGAAGAGATTGTTTGGCCCATGCTACGTCCGGACATGTTCAGCAGCCTGGCTCTGGCCCCCAGGTGCGTTCTCCTGTTCGGCCCCAGAGGCACGGGCCGAACTCTGCTAGGCCGCTGCATGGCCAGCCAGCTGGGGGCGCCCTTCCTGCTGCTCAGCGGCACCTCTCTGGTCACCAAGTGGCTGTCAGAGGGTGACAAGATCCTGCGGGCCTCCTTCCTGGTGGCGCGCCGCCGCCAGCCGTCCGTGTTGTTCGTCAGCGACGTGGACCTGCTGCTGTCGGCGCAGCTCGGTGAAGAGAACCCCGTCCACCGGCTTAAGATGGAGCTCCTGGCCCAGCTGGACGCGTTGCTCCTTGGGCCGGCCGATGACTCCGACAGCCAGGTCCTTGTGGTCTGCTCCACCAGCAAGCCCCAGGACATGGACGAGGGGCTGCGTCGGTACTTTGGCCGGCGGGTCCTGGTGCCACTGCCGGACCGTTCGGCCCGCCATCACATGCTGGGCCGGCTGCTCTCCCAGTCCCAGCACAAGTACTGCCTCGGCGAGGAGGAGCTGGCGCTGCTGGTCCAGCGCACCGAGGGCTTCTCCGGTCTGGACGTGTCTAGACTGTGCCAGGAGGCCCTGCTGGGCGTGATGCATGGCCCTGCCCAGGGCGTGGACCTCTCTGCGGGCATCATGCCCACGGGACAGATGCGGCCCGTCACCTACCAGGACTTCGAAGGTgtcttttgcaaatttcagcccAGTATATTGCAGAAAGAGATCGACACGTACGCAGAGTGGAACAAAACGTTCGGGTGCGGTCAGTGA
- the LOC105020003 gene encoding fidgetin isoform X2 has protein sequence MISNSSVYGLKMQWTPEHAQWAEQHFDITSTTRSPAHKAEAYRAHGQRGAGSAYQYAWANDDISALTASNLLKKYAEKYSGILEMPGDRALLTSYAEAGMSGRKGEGEAWQDGVYCVPDGVSVRKGGVAVPEVSGICSSPSPGLTSSVLTEPGYSGSSCGSHTATAAHSSVGSSQEYGPGYSASYLGYSSQSNTSPLHSSGLLQPPPPHPSLVPAYNGASPNLSGYGYPPAGYPSQSAVGPGYSPGGAPPPSSYLPSGIAAPTPLPPSSALPGYPYQTHSLGPIAPTPLNGSSSNSLKRKAFYMTGQGEMDTAYGNFGYGQARSSADSPMYRVPDSSISNVSGGNGFDRNADKSSLPFNPQKQPMASEQSRKFVGQSGGGALTPPSYSSTLGGSRSADSLGSFTSPSLSDQGEDQRLHHSHPSLTGATSSSRPTEEQLKSSDPHLLDMVTSEILQQGPPVDWSDIAGLELAKATLKEEIVWPMLRPDMFSSLALAPRCVLLFGPRGTGRTLLGRCMASQLGAPFLLLSGTSLVTKWLSEGDKILRASFLVARRRQPSVLFVSDVDLLLSAQLGEENPVHRLKMELLAQLDALLLGPADDSDSQVLVVCSTSKPQDMDEGLRRYFGRRVLVPLPDRSARHHMLGRLLSQSQHKYCLGEEELALLVQRTEGFSGLDVSRLCQEALLGVMHGPAQGVDLSAGIMPTGQMRPVTYQDFEGVFCKFQPSILQKEIDTYAEWNKTFGCGQ, from the coding sequence GCCTGAAGATGCAGTGGACACCAGAGCATGCCCAGTGGGCAGAGCAGCACTTCGACATCACCTCGACCACACGCTCCCCGGCCCACAAAGCCGAGGCGTACCGGGCTCACGGGCAGCGTGGTGCCGGCAGCGCCTACCAGTACGCCTGGGCCAACGACGACATCTCGGCGCTCACCGCCTCCAACCTGCTGAAGAAGTACGCAGAGAAGTACTCCGGCATTTTGGAGATGCCCGGCGACAGGGCCCTGCTGACCTCTTACGCCGAGGCCGGGATGAGCGGCAGGAAGGGGGAGGGCGAGGCCTGGCAGGATGGGGTGTACTGCGTCCCCGACGGGGTGTCGGTGAGAAAAGGAGGCGTGGCCGTGCCGGAGGTGTCTGGGATATGCAGTTCGCCGTCCCCGGGCCTGACCTCCAGCGTCCTGACGGAGCCTGGCTACTCCGGCAGCAGCTGTGGGAGCCACACGGCCACCGCCGCCCACTCCTCTGTGGGCTCCTCCCAGGAGTACGGCCCCGGCtacagcgcctcctacctgggCTACAGCTCCCAGTCCAACACCTCCCCGCTGCACAGCTCTGGCCTCTTGCAGCCCCCGCCCCCTCACCCCTCTCTGGTCCCGGCCTATAACGGGGCGTCCCCGAACCTCTCGGGCTACGGTTACCCCCCTGCCGGGTACCCCTCCCAGAGCGCCGTGGGGCCGGGATACAGCCCCGGGGGagctcctccaccctcctcctACCTGCCGTCAGGGATCGCAGCTCCAACCCCGCTGCCCCCCTCCTCCGCTCTCCCAGGGTACCCCTACCAGACACACAGCCTCGGCCCCATCGCGCCCACGCCCCTGAACGGCAGCTCGTCCAACTCGCTGAAGAGGAAAGCCTTCTACATGACAGGGCAAGGGGAGATGGACACCGCTTATGGAAATTTTGGGTACGGTCAGGCACGCAGTTCTGCAGACAGCCCCATGTACAGGGTGCCGGACAGCAGCATCTCAAACGTGAGCGGGGGGAACGGTTTTGACAGGAACGCTGACAAGTCTTCTTTGCCATTTAATCCCCAAAAGCAGCCAATGGCCTCTGAGCAGTCGAGGAAATTTGTCGGCCAGTCGGGGGGCGGGGCGCTCACCCCTCCGTCCTACAGCTCCACCCTGGGGGGCTCACGTTCAGCTGACTCCCTGGGCAGCTTCACCTCCCCGTCGCTAAGCGACCAAGGGGAGGACCAACGCCTGCACCACTCCCACCCCTCCCTGACGGGGGCTACCTCATCCTCCCGGCCCACCGAAGAGCAGCTAAAGAGCAGCGACCCCCACCTCCTGGACATGGTGACCTCTGAGATCCTGCAGCAGGGCCCCCCGGTGGACTGGAGTGACATTGCAGGCCTGGAGCTAGCCAAGGCCACTCTGAAGGAAGAGATTGTTTGGCCCATGCTACGTCCGGACATGTTCAGCAGCCTGGCTCTGGCCCCCAGGTGCGTTCTCCTGTTCGGCCCCAGAGGCACGGGCCGAACTCTGCTAGGCCGCTGCATGGCCAGCCAGCTGGGGGCGCCCTTCCTGCTGCTCAGCGGCACCTCTCTGGTCACCAAGTGGCTGTCAGAGGGTGACAAGATCCTGCGGGCCTCCTTCCTGGTGGCGCGCCGCCGCCAGCCGTCCGTGTTGTTCGTCAGCGACGTGGACCTGCTGCTGTCGGCGCAGCTCGGTGAAGAGAACCCCGTCCACCGGCTTAAGATGGAGCTCCTGGCCCAGCTGGACGCGTTGCTCCTTGGGCCGGCCGATGACTCCGACAGCCAGGTCCTTGTGGTCTGCTCCACCAGCAAGCCCCAGGACATGGACGAGGGGCTGCGTCGGTACTTTGGCCGGCGGGTCCTGGTGCCACTGCCGGACCGTTCGGCCCGCCATCACATGCTGGGCCGGCTGCTCTCCCAGTCCCAGCACAAGTACTGCCTCGGCGAGGAGGAGCTGGCGCTGCTGGTCCAGCGCACCGAGGGCTTCTCCGGTCTGGACGTGTCTAGACTGTGCCAGGAGGCCCTGCTGGGCGTGATGCATGGCCCTGCCCAGGGCGTGGACCTCTCTGCGGGCATCATGCCCACGGGACAGATGCGGCCCGTCACCTACCAGGACTTCGAAGGTgtcttttgcaaatttcagcccAGTATATTGCAGAAAGAGATCGACACGTACGCAGAGTGGAACAAAACGTTCGGGTGCGGTCAGTGA
- the LOC105020003 gene encoding fidgetin isoform X3, whose amino-acid sequence MQWTPEHAQWAEQHFDITSTTRSPAHKAEAYRAHGQRGAGSAYQYAWANDDISALTASNLLKKYAEKYSGILEMPGDRALLTSYAEAGMSGRKGEGEAWQDGVYCVPDGVSVRKGGVAVPEVSGICSSPSPGLTSSVLTEPGYSGSSCGSHTATAAHSSVGSSQEYGPGYSASYLGYSSQSNTSPLHSSGLLQPPPPHPSLVPAYNGASPNLSGYGYPPAGYPSQSAVGPGYSPGGAPPPSSYLPSGIAAPTPLPPSSALPGYPYQTHSLGPIAPTPLNGSSSNSLKRKAFYMTGQGEMDTAYGNFGYGQARSSADSPMYRVPDSSISNVSGGNGFDRNADKSSLPFNPQKQPMASEQSRKFVGQSGGGALTPPSYSSTLGGSRSADSLGSFTSPSLSDQGEDQRLHHSHPSLTGATSSSRPTEEQLKSSDPHLLDMVTSEILQQGPPVDWSDIAGLELAKATLKEEIVWPMLRPDMFSSLALAPRCVLLFGPRGTGRTLLGRCMASQLGAPFLLLSGTSLVTKWLSEGDKILRASFLVARRRQPSVLFVSDVDLLLSAQLGEENPVHRLKMELLAQLDALLLGPADDSDSQVLVVCSTSKPQDMDEGLRRYFGRRVLVPLPDRSARHHMLGRLLSQSQHKYCLGEEELALLVQRTEGFSGLDVSRLCQEALLGVMHGPAQGVDLSAGIMPTGQMRPVTYQDFEGVFCKFQPSILQKEIDTYAEWNKTFGCGQ is encoded by the coding sequence ATGCAGTGGACACCAGAGCATGCCCAGTGGGCAGAGCAGCACTTCGACATCACCTCGACCACACGCTCCCCGGCCCACAAAGCCGAGGCGTACCGGGCTCACGGGCAGCGTGGTGCCGGCAGCGCCTACCAGTACGCCTGGGCCAACGACGACATCTCGGCGCTCACCGCCTCCAACCTGCTGAAGAAGTACGCAGAGAAGTACTCCGGCATTTTGGAGATGCCCGGCGACAGGGCCCTGCTGACCTCTTACGCCGAGGCCGGGATGAGCGGCAGGAAGGGGGAGGGCGAGGCCTGGCAGGATGGGGTGTACTGCGTCCCCGACGGGGTGTCGGTGAGAAAAGGAGGCGTGGCCGTGCCGGAGGTGTCTGGGATATGCAGTTCGCCGTCCCCGGGCCTGACCTCCAGCGTCCTGACGGAGCCTGGCTACTCCGGCAGCAGCTGTGGGAGCCACACGGCCACCGCCGCCCACTCCTCTGTGGGCTCCTCCCAGGAGTACGGCCCCGGCtacagcgcctcctacctgggCTACAGCTCCCAGTCCAACACCTCCCCGCTGCACAGCTCTGGCCTCTTGCAGCCCCCGCCCCCTCACCCCTCTCTGGTCCCGGCCTATAACGGGGCGTCCCCGAACCTCTCGGGCTACGGTTACCCCCCTGCCGGGTACCCCTCCCAGAGCGCCGTGGGGCCGGGATACAGCCCCGGGGGagctcctccaccctcctcctACCTGCCGTCAGGGATCGCAGCTCCAACCCCGCTGCCCCCCTCCTCCGCTCTCCCAGGGTACCCCTACCAGACACACAGCCTCGGCCCCATCGCGCCCACGCCCCTGAACGGCAGCTCGTCCAACTCGCTGAAGAGGAAAGCCTTCTACATGACAGGGCAAGGGGAGATGGACACCGCTTATGGAAATTTTGGGTACGGTCAGGCACGCAGTTCTGCAGACAGCCCCATGTACAGGGTGCCGGACAGCAGCATCTCAAACGTGAGCGGGGGGAACGGTTTTGACAGGAACGCTGACAAGTCTTCTTTGCCATTTAATCCCCAAAAGCAGCCAATGGCCTCTGAGCAGTCGAGGAAATTTGTCGGCCAGTCGGGGGGCGGGGCGCTCACCCCTCCGTCCTACAGCTCCACCCTGGGGGGCTCACGTTCAGCTGACTCCCTGGGCAGCTTCACCTCCCCGTCGCTAAGCGACCAAGGGGAGGACCAACGCCTGCACCACTCCCACCCCTCCCTGACGGGGGCTACCTCATCCTCCCGGCCCACCGAAGAGCAGCTAAAGAGCAGCGACCCCCACCTCCTGGACATGGTGACCTCTGAGATCCTGCAGCAGGGCCCCCCGGTGGACTGGAGTGACATTGCAGGCCTGGAGCTAGCCAAGGCCACTCTGAAGGAAGAGATTGTTTGGCCCATGCTACGTCCGGACATGTTCAGCAGCCTGGCTCTGGCCCCCAGGTGCGTTCTCCTGTTCGGCCCCAGAGGCACGGGCCGAACTCTGCTAGGCCGCTGCATGGCCAGCCAGCTGGGGGCGCCCTTCCTGCTGCTCAGCGGCACCTCTCTGGTCACCAAGTGGCTGTCAGAGGGTGACAAGATCCTGCGGGCCTCCTTCCTGGTGGCGCGCCGCCGCCAGCCGTCCGTGTTGTTCGTCAGCGACGTGGACCTGCTGCTGTCGGCGCAGCTCGGTGAAGAGAACCCCGTCCACCGGCTTAAGATGGAGCTCCTGGCCCAGCTGGACGCGTTGCTCCTTGGGCCGGCCGATGACTCCGACAGCCAGGTCCTTGTGGTCTGCTCCACCAGCAAGCCCCAGGACATGGACGAGGGGCTGCGTCGGTACTTTGGCCGGCGGGTCCTGGTGCCACTGCCGGACCGTTCGGCCCGCCATCACATGCTGGGCCGGCTGCTCTCCCAGTCCCAGCACAAGTACTGCCTCGGCGAGGAGGAGCTGGCGCTGCTGGTCCAGCGCACCGAGGGCTTCTCCGGTCTGGACGTGTCTAGACTGTGCCAGGAGGCCCTGCTGGGCGTGATGCATGGCCCTGCCCAGGGCGTGGACCTCTCTGCGGGCATCATGCCCACGGGACAGATGCGGCCCGTCACCTACCAGGACTTCGAAGGTgtcttttgcaaatttcagcccAGTATATTGCAGAAAGAGATCGACACGTACGCAGAGTGGAACAAAACGTTCGGGTGCGGTCAGTGA